A single window of Athene noctua chromosome 1, bAthNoc1.hap1.1, whole genome shotgun sequence DNA harbors:
- the CALHM5 gene encoding LOW QUALITY PROTEIN: calcium homeostasis modulator protein 5 (The sequence of the model RefSeq protein was modified relative to this genomic sequence to represent the inferred CDS: inserted 3 bases in 2 codons; substituted 1 base at 1 genomic stop codon) has product MDGFQAMMAFFMNWKTTVGYSFMALLTMGGERLFSLVAFKCPCSNENFRYGLVFLFFPAFVLLIIGYFINRKTXKLFTGCWVNPRKIFPRGNICHFFYIFGQITLNALVAPVMWLSVALLNGTFYECAMSXKNPAYLRAVCLSKSTKCFEELHKVARDRGSMTFPESDELKRTLQAQPQILGWCVIATTALLSLLTTCCASCQSKVSHLQLLFWRVYAEKEKEQLDQIFQLYATKLSERNLQCFFENKEPEEFPLPDFQEWXAASQLYSFSRSKQHYSTIHRLVEEGPKEIKVERQTVLDFVDRREIK; this is encoded by the exons ATGGATGGTTTCCAAGCAATGATGGCATTCTTTATGAACTGGAAAACTACCGTAGGTTACAGTTTTATGGCGCTGCTGACAATGGGAGGTGAACGTCTGTTTTCTCTTGTTGCTTTCAAATGCCCCTGCAGCAATGAAAACTTCAGGTACGGTTTGGTATTTCTCTTCTTCCCAGCTTTTGTTTTGCTAATTATTGGATATTTCATCAATCGCAAGACCTAGAAACTTTTTACAGGCTGCTGGGTGAATCCCAGAAAAATATTCCCCAGAGGGAATATCTGCCATTTCTTTTACATCTTTGGGCAAATCACTTTAAATGCTCTGGTAGCGCCAGTGATGTGGCTTTCTGTGGCTTTGCTCAATGGGACTTTTTATGAATGTGCCATGAG GAAAAATCCTGCCTATTTACGTGCAGTTTGCCTCAGCAAATCTACAAAGTGCTTTGAAGAGCTACACAAGGTAGCCCGTGACAGAGGGTCCATGACCTTTCCAGAAAGTGATGAACTGAAACGAACTCTTCAAGCACAGCCccag atTTTAGGCTGGTGTGTGATAGCTACCACAGCTCTTCTGTCCCTGCTAACCACTTGCTGTGCCAGCTGCCAGTCAAAAGTCAGCCACCTCCAGCTCCTGTTCTGGAGGGTGTAtgcagagaaggagaaggagcaACTGGATCAGATCTTCCAGCTGTATGCCACCAAACTGAGCGAGAGAAACCTGCAGTGTTTTTTTGAGAACAAGGAGCCAGAAGAGTTTCCCCTGCCAGATTTTCAGGAGT GGGCTGCCTCCCAGCTCTACTCCTTCAGCAGGAGCAAACAGCATTACAGCACAATTCACAGGCTAGTTGAAGAAGGCCCGAAAGAAATCAAAGTGGAAAGACAGACAGTTCTAGACTTTGTAgacagaagggaaataaaatag